From a region of the Candida albicans SC5314 chromosome 1, complete sequence genome:
- the PHO100 gene encoding Pho100p (Putative inducible acid phosphatase; DTT-extractable and observed in culture supernatant in low-phosphate conditions; slight effect on murine virulence; virulence-group-correlated expression; N-glycosylated; F-12/CO2 early biofilm induced) yields the protein MQFLTSALVLLLSVGALAKNILLTNDDGWQATNIRATYYKLKEAGHNVFLVAPVSQRSGFSGKFDIPTSPTLQTNGEFNYPPAGAPSWGHEVDDNHIWYFNGTPASSAVFGINYVIPKYGDNVTIDLVVSGPNEGTNMSPGLFTISGTVGATYTSIYRGIPGVAFSGSNSNNSFFKDSLDLKDNKEPSTIYANKVVEFVNQIFKAQGNNPRALGLGVGLNVNFPKVGYENETCTNPKWVFTRLTGQYAAGANLVYNETSNSFTWGQKSWDGLTVCNNGDCSLPSENFIVEHTNCQSSVSVFSVDYDANLGLTSQVKQILNPLF from the coding sequence ATGCAATTCTTAACTTCCGCtttagttttattattatcagtCGGTGCTTTGGCTAAAAACATTTTATTAACCAACGATGATGGTTGGCAAGCTACCAACATCAGAGCCACTTACtacaaattgaaagaagCTGGCCACAATGTTTTCTTGGTTGCTCCAGTTTCTCAAAGATCTGGTTTCAGTGGTAAATTTGATATTCCAACTTCTCCAACTTTACAAACCAACGGTGAATTCAATTACCCACCAGCTGGTGCTCCATCTTGGGGTCACGAAGTCGATGATAACCATATTTGGTATTTCAACGGTACTCCAGCCTCATCTGCTGTTTTCGGTATCAACTACGTTATTCCAAAATACGGTGACAATGTTACTATTGACTTGGTTGTTTCTGGTCCAAATGAAGGTACTAACATGTCTCCAGGTTTATTCACCATTTCTGGTACTGTTGGTGCTACTTACACCAGTATCTACAGAGGTATTCCAGGTGTTGCTTTCTCTGGTTCAAACTCCAACAACTCCTTCTTCAAAGATAGCTTGGATTTGAAAGACAACAAAGAACCATCTACCATTTACGCTAACAAGgttgttgaatttgttaatcaaattttcaaagcTCAAGGTAACAACCCAAGAGCTCTTGGTCTCGGTGTTGGTTTGAACGTTAACTTCCCAAAAGTTGGTTACGAAAATGAAACTTGTACTAATCCAAAATGGGTTTTCACTAGATTGACTGGTCAATATGCTGCTGGTGCCAACTTGGTCTACAATGAAACCTCTAACTCATTTACCTGGGGTCAAAAAAGTTGGGATGGTCTTACTGTTTGTAACAATGGTGACTGTTCATTACCATCAGAAAACTTTATCGTTGAACACACCAACTGTCAATCTTCAGTCTCTGTTTTCTCAGTTGACTACGATGCCAACTTGGGTTTGACTTCTCAAGttaaacaaatattaaacCCTCTTTTCTAA
- a CDS encoding uncharacterized protein (Putative glucosyltransferase; localized to the mitochondrial membrane), with the protein MALKLLGKKSSKVKEEEGDNSIDTTESTQSKSPSKHHRRSFNIFQYQNHRNSQGSSDNSFEFRGMVNALNRSHSTSKKTRPLSLSPQKSNSLIVSSSNSSKVKKPKLSTADTSYEDRRYNLPENQETQTDIDQSSHDKMNSMEDRIALRQDQNDPAISFDVKLASAQGSELLLNPPTKDTTDRSSTTSSFKQPFPHSPSKSQLSNQETGTSPQPQPPKSESNGFLSSLLNAAANKMISSTPPSPPPEDKKKDHSFSSKLDTLLRGVKHEGSKSSLVDGAATASADVDSLENKQITNSTELKSIHSLTHDVQFEPVRESPLNTLGNGDLSLADFDNKFAREELGMGSRRPSFRSADSITKRATTPELMPNSGSLNGGDTRRLLSRSLNRSNSSLISIPQRPSSLGKSPVADSRMAKSSDDPNRNSTITENGRVDDNDSGVLPGNFDTENIEDIVDYTKKIKHASKKRNKEFHQNFKKLPTKEKLIDDFSCAVSKDILVQGKMYLSDHYVCFNSNILGWVTNLVIPLQEVIQIEKKSTAVLFPNGIVIRTLHQKYVFATFLSRDSTFDLITNVWHRVLLENSDIDPKKLQAQINKGKRRARAGSRVSNFSSTSRDDDTNSLDISDSDGLGGSDEDNDNSSFDEDEDANDSGHDASLESDDFESDGKPSDASESKDGDVAATSGSGNTFKGLPIVGPLTHAPTETGYSKESSETFISEDTIKAPPGAVYLIMFGTDTSKYIRILKDQKNFDISESKIKALTKENKERSYTYTKPLSGPIGPKQTKCNIEDKLIEYQPEKFYEVEQTTQTPDVPSGNSFKVKTKIFLSWAANNETKVYVVTSIEWSGKSWIKGAIEKGTIEGQKDSMKSMISTINSIVSQGSDKKEGANGKRKSRSRKGTLKKEQEEEEVIKVEQSETPKSISEQFMTLVDTIGGLIPIPFLSNTVVGFIIVLIGFLTTVSVFNRLTSTSPKQYIELIPNDYLYASRIQIRDNKYLLLPTVETSFKNERLKRQEELSLWSWLNNRSEGRLNLNYKAPSLDELDDSDLKSKYGEQELKEIVRLTRIKLDKLSEKLDDL; encoded by the coding sequence ATGGCCTTGAAACTACTAGGGAAAAAATCGTCAAAAGTCAAAGAGGAGGAAGGAGACAACAGTATTGATACAACAGAATCCACACAAAGCAAATCGCCGTCAAAACATCATCGACGGTCgtttaatatttttcaatatcaaaatcataGAAATAGTCAGGGTTCATCTGAcaattcatttgaatttagaGGAATGGTAAACGCTTTGAACAGATCTCATTCAACTTCAAAGAAAACTCGACCACTTTCACTATCTCCTCAAAAGAGCAACTCCCTAATTGTATCAAGTTCAAATTCCTCTAAAGTAAAGAAACCCAAACTATCCACTGCAGACACATCCTACGAAGATAGAAGGTATAACCTTCCAGAAAATCAAGAAACTCAAACCGATATTGATCAACTGTCACATGATAAAATGAATTCAATGGAGGATAGAATTGCACTTAGACAAGATCAAAACGATCCTGCTATTTCATTTGATGTCAAGTTAGCAAGTGCACAAGGATCAGAACTATTGCTAAACCCTCCCACCAAAGACACCACTGATCGATCATCGACGACGTCATCATTTAAGCAACCATTTCCTCATTCACCCAGTAAAAGTCAACTTAGTAATCAAGAAACTGGCACTtcaccacaaccacaaccaccaaaatCAGAATCAAATGGGTTTTTGTCGAGTTTATTGAATGCCGCTGCCAATAAaatgatttcttcaacacCACCATCGCCTCCTCCAgaagacaagaaaaaagatCATTCATTTTCCAGCAAATTGGATACATTATTGAGAGGAGTTAAACACGAAGGTTCGAAATCTTCGTTGGTGGACGGAGCAGCTACAGCTTCGGCAGATGTTGATTCTTTGGagaataaacaaattacaAACTCTACAGAATTAAAATCTATTCATTCACTTACACATGATGTTCAATTTGAGCCAGTTAGAGAATCTCCTTTAAATACATTAGGAAATGGAGACTTGTCCTTAGCTGATTTTGACAATAAATTTGCACGTGAAGAACTCGGAATGGGCTCAAGAAGACCGTCTTTCAGATCAGCTGACAGCATTACCAAACGAGCTACAACTCCTGAACTTATGCCCAACTCAGGGTCACTAAATGGAGGTGACACAAGACGACTCTTAAGTCGCAGCTTAAACAGAAGCAATAGCAGTTTGATAAGTATTCCACAAAGACCGTCATCACTTGGGAAAAGCCCGGTAGCAGATTCCCGTATGGCGAAAAGTTCAGATGATCCAAATagaaattcaacaataactGAGAATGGACGagttgatgataatgattcgGGGGTGCTTCCAGGTAATTTCGATACAGAAAACATCGAAGACATTGTTGATTATACCAAAAAGATAAAGCATGCTctgaaaaagagaaataaAGAATTCCATcagaatttcaaaaaattgccCACTAAGgagaaattgattgatgatttcaGTTGTGCTGTGTCCAAAGATATTTTAGTTCAAGGGAAAATGTATTTGAGTGATCATTATGTTTGctttaattcaaatattttagGTTGGGTTACAAATTTGGTCATCCCACTTCAAGAGgttattcaaattgaaaaaaaatcgaCGGCAGTTTTATTCCCCAATGGGATAGTTATTCGTACTTTGCATCAAAAATATGTGTTTGCCACTTTTTTGAGTCGTGACAGcacatttgatttaataacCAATGTTTGGCATCGAGTATTGTTGGAGAATAGTGATATTGACCCTAAAAAATTACAAGCTCAAATTAACAAAGGTAAAAGAAGAGCCCGTGCAGGATCAAGGGTTTCGAACTTTTCATCGACAAGCCGTGATGACGACACCAACAGCTTGGATATTAGTGATTCTGATGGACTAGGTGGATCTGACGAGGACAATGATAATTCCCTGTTTGATGAGGATGAAGACGCAAATGATTCTGGCCATGATGCATCTTTGGAGAGTGATGATTTTGAGTCAGATGGAAAGCCCAGCGATGCAAGCGAGTCAAAAGATGGCGACGTGGCTGCAACTTCAGGTTCAGGAAACACATTTAAAGGCTTACCAATCGTTGGTCCGTTGACACACGCACCTACTGAAACTGGTTACTCCAAGGAATCTAGTGAAACATTCATTTCCGAAGACACAATTAAGGCACCACCAGGAGCtgtttatttgattatGTTTGGTACAGACACTTCCAAGTACATAAGGATTTTAAAGGATCAGAAAAATTTCGACATTTCTGAATCTAAAATTAAAGCTTTAACCAAGGAAAATAAAGAACGAAGCTATACATATACCAAACCATTATCGGGTCCAATTGGTCCAAAACAAACGAAATGTAATATTGAggataaattgattgagtATCAACCAGAAAAGTTTTATGAAGTTGAGCAAACTACTCAAACACCTGATGTCCCCAGTGGGAATTCATTTAAAGtgaaaaccaaaatatttttaagtTGGGCTGCTAACAATGAAACAAAAGTCTATGTTGTCACATCTATTGAATGGAGTGGGAAGTCATGGATTAAAGGTGCAATTGAAAAAGGTACCATTGAAGGACAAAAGGATTCTATGAAGAGTATGATTAGCACCATCAACCTGATAGTTTCTCAAGGTAGTGATAAAAAGGAAGGTGCTAATGGAAAGCGTAAATCGAGAAGTAGAAAGGGAACTCTTAAGAAAGAAcaggaagaagaagaagtcaTTAAAGTGGAACAGTCAGAAACGCCAAAATCAATAAGCGAACAATTTATGACGTTAGTGGATACTATTGGTGGGTTGATACCAATTCCGTTTTTGAGCAACACTGTTGTTGgtttcattattgttttaattggGTTTTTAACTACAGTCTCAGTATTCAACAGGTTGACATCGACATCTCCCAAACAATACATTGAACTTATTCCTaatgattatttatatGCATCCAGAATTCAAATCAGAGACAATAAGTATTTATTGTTGCCTACAGTTGAAACTAgctttaaaaatgaaaggTTGAAAAGACAAGAGGAATTATCTCTCTGGTCATGGTTAAATAATCGTAGTGAGGGGAGACTCAATTTGAATTACAAAGCTCCAAGTTTGGATGAGTTGGATGATTCTGATTTGAAGTCCAAATATGGtgaacaagaattgaaagaaatcGTCAGGTTaacaagaataaaattGGATAAGCTATCAGAGAAATTAGACGATCTTTAA